One genomic segment of Kocuria rhizophila DC2201 includes these proteins:
- a CDS encoding lysophospholipid acyltransferase family protein — protein MSRTSQRSTFRVIAAMVIPVYRCLATPRWRGTENVPASGGFVVVANHLTEIDPITVAYPVYKAGVMPRFLAKESLFRVPVLGALLRRIGQVPVYRGTSRAKDSLTAAFEELRSGGAIIVYPEGTITRDPRMWPMRGRTGAARLALQAGVPVVPVAHWGDQEILYRDPQGKRTVDLFPPKRVHGIIGAPLDAEDLVPGGLRHPGHPSSEELALATSAIMDAVAGLLGELRGEPAPRELMDPRGRRAASSSTGEDAPAEDLGDAGGSVAP, from the coding sequence ATGAGCAGGACCTCCCAGCGATCCACGTTCCGCGTGATCGCCGCCATGGTGATCCCCGTCTACCGGTGTCTCGCGACGCCGCGGTGGCGCGGGACCGAGAACGTCCCGGCCTCGGGGGGCTTCGTGGTGGTGGCCAACCACCTCACGGAGATCGACCCCATCACGGTGGCCTACCCGGTGTACAAGGCCGGGGTCATGCCGCGCTTCCTGGCCAAGGAGTCGCTGTTCCGCGTGCCCGTGCTCGGGGCGCTGCTGCGCCGGATCGGCCAGGTGCCCGTCTACCGGGGCACCTCGCGCGCCAAGGACTCCTTGACCGCCGCGTTCGAGGAGCTGCGCAGCGGCGGGGCGATCATCGTCTACCCCGAGGGCACCATCACCCGGGATCCGCGGATGTGGCCCATGCGCGGACGCACGGGGGCCGCCCGGCTCGCACTCCAGGCCGGGGTGCCCGTGGTGCCCGTGGCCCACTGGGGCGACCAGGAGATCCTCTACCGGGATCCGCAGGGCAAGCGCACCGTGGACCTCTTCCCGCCCAAGCGGGTGCACGGGATCATCGGGGCGCCGCTGGACGCCGAGGACCTCGTGCCCGGCGGGCTGCGCCACCCGGGCCACCCCTCGTCGGAGGAGCTCGCGCTCGCCACCTCCGCGATCATGGACGCGGTCGCGGGCCTGCTGGGTGAGCTGCGCGGCGAGCCCGCACCCCGGGAGCTGATGGACCCGCGGGGGCGGCGTGCGGCGTCGTCGTCGACCGGGGAGGACGCACCCGCGGAGGATCTCGGGGACGCCGGCGGAAGCGTGGCGCCGTGA